In the genome of Fervidobacterium gondwanense DSM 13020, one region contains:
- a CDS encoding F0F1 ATP synthase subunit epsilon codes for MKIKIVTPYKIVEFSNAKLIVFKTVEGEMGVLDKRAPIIAKLAVSDVRIKTENAEETFKVIGGFMHCDGNDNVVILTEDVGRPEDFDPHKIAGKTEFQES; via the coding sequence ATGAAAATCAAAATAGTTACTCCGTACAAGATAGTAGAATTCAGTAATGCAAAGTTAATAGTATTCAAAACAGTCGAAGGTGAAATGGGTGTTCTCGACAAGAGGGCACCCATTATTGCTAAGCTTGCAGTTTCTGATGTGAGAATAAAGACAGAAAATGCAGAGGAAACCTTCAAAGTCATAGGCGGTTTTATGCATTGTGATGGCAACGACAATGTAGTCATACTAACAGAAGACGTAGGAAGACCGGAAGACTTCGACCCTCACAAAATTGCTGGGAAAACCGAATTCCAAGAATCTTAG
- a CDS encoding DegV family protein encodes MKSAIVIDSTTKLRKNFSSDVDIYTVPVRVFIDDEEFQDSDGLTQKILESIKEDKKVETSLPRIDYIEELFEKLHKEYDIVYVLSVSSLLSGTYNLLCTIANKYENIIVFDSKTVSIQNTYVLERMIKDISNGKILEEDDIISYRDESLFLISVFDITRLHKSGRIGKVVSLIGKIMHVKPVLTIARSGEVQLVQKAVSSKKISEILRERVEAFVEKQKNLGSSSFVIYGAVGRDEYKDYVYDIAKNYDLKPQFLDIGPAVMTHVGTEGFGLVIGVWE; translated from the coding sequence TTGAAAAGTGCGATAGTAATTGATAGTACGACAAAATTGAGAAAGAATTTTTCTTCTGATGTAGATATATACACAGTTCCTGTTAGAGTGTTTATAGACGATGAAGAGTTCCAAGATTCAGACGGACTTACCCAAAAGATATTGGAAAGCATTAAAGAAGATAAGAAAGTAGAGACATCGTTACCGCGAATAGACTATATAGAAGAACTATTTGAAAAACTACACAAGGAATATGATATAGTTTATGTCCTTTCAGTATCTTCACTTTTGAGTGGTACGTACAATTTACTGTGCACAATAGCGAACAAATACGAGAATATCATAGTCTTCGACTCGAAAACGGTAAGTATTCAGAACACTTATGTTTTAGAACGTATGATTAAGGATATTTCAAATGGTAAAATTTTGGAAGAAGATGATATAATATCATATAGAGATGAATCGCTATTCCTAATATCTGTTTTCGACATAACAAGATTACACAAGAGTGGTCGAATAGGTAAAGTCGTGTCTCTAATAGGAAAAATAATGCACGTCAAACCAGTTCTAACAATTGCACGAAGTGGCGAAGTGCAACTGGTACAGAAGGCTGTAAGTTCTAAGAAGATTTCTGAGATACTGAGAGAGCGCGTTGAGGCGTTTGTTGAAAAACAGAAAAATCTGGGCAGTAGTTCATTTGTAATATACGGAGCTGTCGGAAGAGATGAGTATAAAGATTATGTATATGATATTGCTAAGAACTATGATTTAAAACCACAATTTCTTGATATCGGACCGGCGGTTATGACACATGTGGGAACGGAAGGATTCGGATTGGTGATTGGTGTTTGGGAGTAG
- a CDS encoding DegV family protein, which produces MKKIYIFDSSVDFQKDIDFGVPTDVLPLRVYVDDKEYIDKVTITDEEFYKYCLSGAKVTTSQPKQEMIKEKLTKYSKEFDEVYVVTISQKLSGTYDTVQSIIENEKLKNVTLIDSKSGSVKTTYVLYRVIGAAENGVKVTQELADEFVRDSLLVFTVSSLEYLERGGRIGKAKALLGKLLRIKPILSTDEEGYTISLGMERTHEGCISKMKQLAEEFARKVSNPIVMGGYGVSEMKTYLDKLLQGFNVHSVARIGPAISAHVGPEVFGLVVGRGF; this is translated from the coding sequence ATGAAGAAAATTTACATTTTTGATAGTTCCGTGGATTTTCAGAAAGATATTGATTTTGGTGTTCCTACGGATGTTTTACCGTTGAGAGTATACGTTGACGATAAAGAATACATCGACAAGGTTACGATAACAGATGAAGAATTTTACAAGTATTGCCTTAGTGGAGCTAAAGTCACAACATCGCAGCCTAAACAAGAAATGATTAAGGAAAAGCTTACAAAATACTCTAAGGAATTTGATGAAGTTTACGTTGTAACAATATCACAAAAACTCAGCGGAACATATGATACTGTTCAGTCGATTATAGAAAATGAGAAGCTTAAAAATGTCACTCTGATAGATTCTAAAAGTGGAAGTGTGAAAACGACGTACGTGTTGTACAGAGTTATTGGTGCGGCGGAAAATGGCGTCAAGGTCACGCAAGAACTTGCCGATGAGTTTGTCAGAGACAGTTTGTTAGTTTTCACAGTTTCTTCTTTAGAATACCTCGAACGTGGAGGAAGGATTGGCAAAGCGAAAGCATTGCTCGGTAAATTATTGAGAATAAAGCCAATTCTTTCAACCGATGAAGAAGGATATACAATTTCACTCGGAATGGAAAGGACACACGAGGGATGCATATCTAAGATGAAGCAGTTGGCCGAGGAATTTGCGAGAAAAGTTTCAAATCCAATCGTGATGGGTGGGTATGGAGTTTCAGAAATGAAGACTTACCTCGACAAACTTTTGCAAGGTTTTAATGTGCATTCGGTAGCCAGAATTGGTCCTGCAATATCGGCTCATGTAGGACCTGAAGTCTTCGGTCTTGTTGTTGGAAGGGGGTTTTGA
- a CDS encoding ribosome hibernation promotion factor has product MEVRTFARGFELSDAIESYLNERLDKVKRALGYLGNKESTNIEARFDKDGPYYTLRLLTHINGKDVVVQEKANDIYGVIDNACDSFDKAVRKERELYKSYHKSNVKGTIEAMAEELAPRYEIEDEEDKIENVRRIYLAHVSLEEAIAQMDVMGHQFFVFRNVDTGEINLIYKRDGKYGLIEFEE; this is encoded by the coding sequence ATGGAAGTCAGAACATTTGCACGCGGTTTTGAGTTATCAGACGCTATTGAAAGCTACTTAAACGAGCGATTGGACAAAGTAAAGAGAGCTTTGGGATATCTTGGGAACAAGGAAAGTACAAATATCGAGGCGAGGTTTGACAAGGACGGTCCCTATTATACGTTAAGATTGCTTACCCACATCAATGGTAAAGATGTTGTGGTGCAGGAAAAAGCGAATGACATTTACGGCGTGATTGATAACGCGTGCGACAGTTTTGACAAGGCTGTTAGAAAAGAGCGAGAACTTTACAAATCGTATCATAAATCAAATGTGAAGGGCACGATTGAAGCAATGGCTGAAGAACTTGCACCAAGGTATGAAATAGAAGACGAAGAAGATAAGATTGAAAACGTAAGAAGAATTTACTTGGCTCACGTTAGCTTGGAAGAAGCAATTGCCCAAATGGACGTTATGGGCCACCAGTTCTTTGTGTTCAGAAACGTCGATACCGGTGAAATTAACCTAATTTACAAAAGGGACGGAAAATACGGACTCATTGAATTTGAAGAATAA
- a CDS encoding NAD(P)H-dependent oxidoreductase subunit E: MIEDNSSRIIVQICLGSSCHLKGAYRIVETLKSRLGDVVDLRGSLCMGRCAEGINIKAGEELIPNVSENNLESVIECIIRRAGVHDATDCK, translated from the coding sequence ATGATAGAGGATAACTCTTCAAGAATTATAGTTCAAATATGTCTTGGAAGTTCTTGTCATTTGAAAGGTGCTTACAGAATCGTTGAAACACTTAAAAGCAGATTAGGGGATGTAGTTGATTTAAGAGGTTCCCTTTGCATGGGAAGATGTGCTGAAGGGATAAACATAAAGGCTGGAGAAGAGCTTATCCCAAATGTTTCAGAGAATAATCTGGAGAGCGTTATTGAGTGCATAATAAGAAGAGCAGGTGTTCATGATGCAACTGACTGTAAGTAA